The following proteins come from a genomic window of Chelmon rostratus isolate fCheRos1 chromosome 23, fCheRos1.pri, whole genome shotgun sequence:
- the mad2l1 gene encoding mitotic spindle assembly checkpoint protein MAD2A yields MTSTLKGITLKGSAELVAEFFSFGINSILYQRGIYPPETFSRVTHYDMSLQLTTDPKLKNYLTNVVSQLKEWLFECTVQKLVLVITCLETNEVLERWQFDIQCDKSAKESSAPRDKSIKTIQDEIRSVIRQITATVTFLPLLETPCAFDLLVYTDKDLVVPEKWEESGPQIIDQSEEVRLRSFTTSIHKVNSMVAYKKTDSI; encoded by the exons atgacCAGCACATTGAAAGGAATCACTCTCAAAGGAAGCGCGGAGCTAGTGGCCGAGTTTTTCT CATTTGGCATCAACAGCATCCTGTACCAGCGCGGCATCTATCCTCCAGAGACATTCAGCAGAGTCACCCACTATGACATGAGCCTTCAACTTACCACTGATCCCAAACTGAAGAACTACCTGACCAACGTGGTATCTCAGCTCAAAG AATGGCTGTTTGAGTGCACAGTGCAGAAGCTGGTGTTGGTGATCACATGTCTGGAAACCAACGAGGTGCTGGAGCGATGGCAGTTTGACATTCAGTGCGACAAATCTGCCAAGGAGAGCAG TGCTCCCAGAGACAAGTCCATTAAGACAATTCAGGATGAGATCCGCTCCGTTATCAGACAGATAACAGCCACGGTTACTTTCCTGCCGCTGCTGGAGACACCAT GTGCTTTCGACCTCCTTGTCTACACAGACAAAGACCTGGTGGTTCCCGAAAAGTGGGAAGAGTCTGGGCCGCAGATCATCGACCAGTCAGAGGAGGTGCGTTTACGCTCGTTCACCACCTCAATCCACAAGGTGAACAGCATGGTAGCGTACAAGAAGACCGACTCAATTTAA